Part of the uncultured Cohaesibacter sp. genome is shown below.
TGACAATTGAATTAGCTTGATCTGACAATGAGTGGAACAACACGATGAACAACAGTGTGGAAATATCAAAAGCAAGCAGCTCGAAGGCCGTTGGTGGCCAGCTTGCTGATGAGCTTGCAAAGCTCGTTTTTGATGGCTCTTTGGCTCCGGGGGATACATTGCCGCCGGAAACCGAACTTGCAACGTCCTACCAGATCAGCCGGGCATCTGTTCGCTCGGCCCTTCAGGTGATGGAGACGCTGGGCATTGTTGCGCGTCGGGCAGGGCGTGGAACCACCGTTCAGGAGTTCCGGGAATGGAACTTTCTGGACAGTCAGGTCAGCCGGTGGATTGCAGACTATGCCGCGCCGAACCTTGGGGTTCTGCATGACGTGTTCGAATTTCGCTGCACAACCGAACCACTCATCGCATCGCTGGCAGCAAAGCGGGCAACCGCGCGTGATCTGCTGGCCATGGAGGATGCCTTCAACATCATGGAGGCAAACTGGGAAAGACGCGCATCATTGGGCGAGCGGGAATGCTTTTCCAATGCCGACATCGCCTTCCACGAGGCGATCTATCGGGCGACGCACAATCTGGTTTGGGCGCAGATCGTTCATATTTTGCGCCCGGCGATCTTGCTGGTCATCAAGACCAGTAACGAGACAGCGGAAGAACTTCGCGAGAGTCTGGAGCGCCATCGTCGTTTGATGGAAGCCATCCGGATGCGGGATTCCGATGCTGCGCATGTAGCCGCAACGCGCATTCTGTCTCAGACAGGCTACGATTTGGGATTTGAGGAAACCCCAGGAGAGAAAGAAACCTAGAGCAAGATTGCTTTGGGGTCCTGGAGGAGGGCTC
Proteins encoded:
- a CDS encoding FadR/GntR family transcriptional regulator — encoded protein: MNNSVEISKASSSKAVGGQLADELAKLVFDGSLAPGDTLPPETELATSYQISRASVRSALQVMETLGIVARRAGRGTTVQEFREWNFLDSQVSRWIADYAAPNLGVLHDVFEFRCTTEPLIASLAAKRATARDLLAMEDAFNIMEANWERRASLGERECFSNADIAFHEAIYRATHNLVWAQIVHILRPAILLVIKTSNETAEELRESLERHRRLMEAIRMRDSDAAHVAATRILSQTGYDLGFEETPGEKET